The Pirellulales bacterium DNA segment CTCGCTATGCTCGACCCTAGCAACCCTGCCGGCACGAGCCGTGTCGACACTTGTCCCTACCCTCCATCCCCTAATCCCTAACCTCTGATGTATTCGCCAACAATTCCCATGGGCGGACGTAAATCGGAAGCATTCTGTCCCGCCGCGGCTGTGAATCGCTCGGAAAACTTCGGGCAAACGTCACAGCTTGATGCGCAGAAAGGAGGAGTTTTGTCAGCAAATAAAAAATCCGAGACAAAAATAAAAGGACGGTGCCCGCGATTAAGTATTGCCTGCCTTTTTATGGCCGGCGTGTTCAGCCTGGCCGGCGTTGAGCATGTTTTGTAGCTCGGTGGCGTCCAACTTGTGATCGCCATTGGTGTCGAACTTTTTGATGAGTTCTTCCGCCCGGGCGGTGTTGGAGTCGGCGCCTAACTCACTGGCGCTTTTGCCCGACTTGACGACTTTTTCTGCCTTGGCGTGTTTTTCCTGGCGATCTTGCACAGCGGCCGCCAATTCGTTGGCGTCGAGCTTGCCGTCCCCGTTCTTATCGAACTTGTCGATGAGTTGCTGGGCGGAGTTGCCTTCTTTGGCTGCTTTTTTCCCCTTGGCATCGGCCTTGGCTGTGCCCTCGCCGGCCTGCACCAGGCCGCCGGTGACCAAGAGAGTGAACGCAGCGACTAGTGCCAAGATTTTCGTGTGCCGCATGACGATGCTCCTCTGTTCGATAGGGTGGAAAGCACGGCCTGCCCGAGCCGACGATTGGAAAACTAACGAAAGGCCTTCCCTTCAATTGCCTGTACCTTTCAACCCTGATTTTACCGCCAGGTTCCGCCGATTGGTAGCAAGCGGAAGAAAAATCTGCGGCGGCGTGGTTCGGCCTGAAAAGGGCGAATTTGCCTGTTCACAGACGGTTCCTTAGGAATGGGTTGAGGGTGCCGAACGCCGGAAAGATCAATAATTGGGCGTGGGAGCGCGGTATTGCTTCAGATCGATGCTGCGGAACCATTCGATGGTTTTTTGCAGGCCCTCGCGAAGTTTGGTGGTCGGTTGCCAGCCGAGTTTTTCGCGAGCTCGGGTAATATCTGGCCGGCGTTTGGCGGGATCGTCGGGCAGAGCAGGCTTGTAAACCAATTTCGCCTGGGAGCCGGTGAGTTCCAGCACGAGCTGGGCCAATTCCAGAATGGTGAACTCGTCCGGATTGCCGATGTTGATTGGCCCGATGCAATCGTCCGGGGCGTTCATCATGCGAATCATGCCTTCGATGAGGTCGTCGCGGTAACAGAAAGAGCGGGTTTGCTTGCCATCGCCGTAAATGGTGATGTTTTCATTCAACAGCGCTTGGCGGATAAAATTGGAAACCACGCGGCCATCGTACGGATGCATGCGTGGTCCGTAAGTATTGAAAATGCGGACCAGCCGAATGTTGACGCGGTTCATGCGGTGGTAATCCATGAACAATGTTTCGGCGGCGCGCTTGCCTTCATCGTAGCAAGCCCGCGGTCCGAGGGTGTTCACTGCCCCGCGATAAGTTTCCGGCTGCGGATGGACTTCTGGATCGCCATAGACTTCGCTGGTGGAAGCCTGCAGAATTTTCGCCCGGCAGCGTTTGGCCATTCCCAGCAAATTAATGGCTCCGATGACCGAGGTTTTGATCGTTTTAATGGGGTTGTATTGGTAGTGGCCCGGCGCGGCAGGGCAGGCCAGATTGTAGATTTCGTCGACCTCGAGAAACAGCGGCTGGATGATGTCATGACGGAGCAATTCGAAGTTGGCTCGTTCCAAAAGCGGGGCTACGTTGGTTTTCTGGCTGGTGAAGAAGTTGTCAACGCAAACGACATCGTGGCCATTGTCAACCAGGCGATCGCACAAGTGGGAACCCAAAAAGCCAGCCCCGCCAGTCACTAAAATGCGTTTGATACTTGCCACGTGGAAGCGTACTCCGCGAAACGATTGCTATGTTGGTTCAATGACGTTCCGATGGTCGTTGATTCTAGCATAATCATAGTTTACGAGGCGATTCAATGGAAACTGGCAAATCGGAATATCATAACGGTAGATTTTACCGCATCCGCATGATCCGTTGCTTCCGGAAGATTTTTGCTGAATCATTGTATCGGCACTTGGAAATTGGTTGACGGAGCATGAACCAATTTGCTACAGGGAACAAGTTGGCTTTCGATCGCGGAGATCAATCGTT contains these protein-coding regions:
- a CDS encoding EF-hand domain-containing protein, which translates into the protein MRHTKILALVAAFTLLVTGGLVQAGEGTAKADAKGKKAAKEGNSAQQLIDKFDKNGDGKLDANELAAAVQDRQEKHAKAEKVVKSGKSASELGADSNTARAEELIKKFDTNGDHKLDATELQNMLNAGQAEHAGHKKAGNT
- a CDS encoding UDP-glucuronic acid decarboxylase family protein encodes the protein MASIKRILVTGGAGFLGSHLCDRLVDNGHDVVCVDNFFTSQKTNVAPLLERANFELLRHDIIQPLFLEVDEIYNLACPAAPGHYQYNPIKTIKTSVIGAINLLGMAKRCRAKILQASTSEVYGDPEVHPQPETYRGAVNTLGPRACYDEGKRAAETLFMDYHRMNRVNIRLVRIFNTYGPRMHPYDGRVVSNFIRQALLNENITIYGDGKQTRSFCYRDDLIEGMIRMMNAPDDCIGPINIGNPDEFTILELAQLVLELTGSQAKLVYKPALPDDPAKRRPDITRAREKLGWQPTTKLREGLQKTIEWFRSIDLKQYRAPTPNY